A portion of the Gossypium arboreum isolate Shixiya-1 chromosome 8, ASM2569848v2, whole genome shotgun sequence genome contains these proteins:
- the LOC108459947 gene encoding monothiol glutaredoxin-S11-like — MDKVMRLTTERGVVLFSKSSCCLCYAVKILFQELGVTPTIHEIDQDPEGREMERALMRLGCKAPVPAVFIGGKLVGSTNEVMSLHLGGGLIPLLRPYQAFC; from the coding sequence ATGGACAAGGTGATGAGATTGACCACAGAGAGAGGGGTAGTGCTATTCAGCAAGAGCTCATGTTGCTTATGTTATGCTGTCAAAATTCTATTCCAAGAGCTTGGGGTAACCCCAACGATTCATGAGATCGACCAAGACCCTGAAGGCCGAGAAATGGAGAGAGCCCTCATGAGGTTGGGGTGCAAAGCGCCGGTTCCGGCGGTCTTCATAGGTGGAAAGCTGGTGGGATCCACCAATGAAGTCATGTCCCTCCACTTAGGAGGAGGACTGATCCCTTTGCTGAGGCCATATCAGGCTTTTTGCTAA